DNA sequence from the Rhodospirillales bacterium genome:
ATCGTAGAACGGCGGCACGACCGCGCCATCGTGGGCGAAGCTGTCGATGCGGATGCCGGGGCCGACCGGCGGGCGCCAGCGCTTGAGCGTGCCCGGCATGGGTCGGAAATTGTTGCGCCAATCCTCGGCGTTGATGCGGAATTCGATGGCGTGGCCGCGCGCCCCTTCGGGCGGTAGGGCCGCCGCGAGTTTTTCCCCGCGCGCAACCCGGAATTGCTCCTGCACCAGATCGTGGCCGATCAGCATTTCCGTCACCGGATGCTCGACCTGGATGCGGGTGTTCATCTCGATGAAGAAGAACTCGCCAGAGGCGCTGTCGTAGATGAATTCGACCGTGCCCGCGCCGAGATAGCCGACCCCCTTGGCCAGTTTTTCGGCGGCCGCGAGAATACGCGCGCGGGTCGCGGCCGACAGCGCGGGCGAAGGGCCTTCCTCCACCAGCTTCTGGTGGCGACGCTGGATGGTGCAGTCGCGCTCGCCCAAGGCGCGCACGGTGCCATGGGCGTCGCCAAACACTTGTACCTCGATGTGGCGCACGGCCGGGAAGAAACGTTCGAGGTAGACGGCGCCGTCGCCGAACGCGGCTTCGGCCTCGCGCGCCGCTTGGTCGAACAGCGCGACGAAGCCGTCGGGCGTTTGGGCCGCCCGCATGCCGCGCCCGCCGCCGCCAGCGCGCGCCTTGAGCAGGAGGGGAAAACCGATCTTTTTCGCTTCCGCTTCGGCCGCCTTGGCGTCGGTAAAGGCACCCTCGGAGCCCGGCACCACCGGCACGCCCAGGCGAACTGCGGTCGCCTTGGCTTCTGCCTTGTCGCCCATGATGCGGATCACCTCGGGCGTGGGCCCGACGAAAACGAGTTTTTCCTCGGCGCAAGCGGCGGCGAATTCGGCCCGCTCGGAAAGGAAGCCGTAACCCGGATAGACCGCGTCGCAGCCGGCCGCCTTGGCGAGATGGAGAAGCCCCGGCACGTTGAGATAGCTCTTGGAACTCGGGCCCGGCCCGATGCGGTAGGCGTGGTTGGCGGCCCACACGTGCGGGCTCGCCGCGTCGGCGTCGGAATAGACCGCCACCGTTTCGAGGCCGAGCGCACGCGCGGCGCGAACGGCGCGCAACGCAATCTCGCCCCGGTTGGCGATCAGCACCCGCCGGAACCCTTGCGCCATAGATTTGCCCTTTGCCGCCATAATCCCCTCGCGCATACGCGAACGGAGACAATTGATTTCGCGTCGCGGAGCCCGCATAGTTTGGCCCGCCGACCGGACTGTCAAGAATACGCTTCCGGTGCGATCGATGCGACGGCCGAACCAAGCCGCCCGCGACGCAAGGGGGGAACGACGCGTGCCGCTGAGCTACAAGGAAGTCGCCGAAATCCTCAAAATCATCGACGCGTCGCAATGCGACGAAGTCGTTTTGGAATTGGGCGATACCCGTCTGGTGGTGCGCCGCGGCGCCGACGGGCGAGCGATTGCGACCACCGGAACGGGCGAAACCGTCGCGGCGCCCGCGCGCGCGCCGTCGGCGTCCTCTCCGGCCAAAACCGCTCCCGCCAAGGCGCCTCCCACCAAAAGCGCGGGTATGCCCGTCGCCGCAGCCGCGGGACAGATCGAAATCCGTTCGCCCATGGTCGGAACCTTCTATCGCCGGCCATCGCCGCGCGATCCCGCCTTCGTCGAGGTCGGGCAAAAGGTCGCGCGCGGAGCCCCCTTGGGCTTGATCGAGGTGATGAAGCTCTACACCACCATCGAGGCCCAAACCGACGGCGTGGTCGAGCAAATCGCCGCCGAGGACGGCGCCCTGGTCGAATTCGATCAGCTCTTGTTCCTGATCCGCCCGGCGTGAGTCGTCTCTCCCGAACCGGCCCTAGTCAATGGCTGGTGCCGGCGGAGCGGGTGATCTTGTTGTGGACGTTGTATTTGCCGGACGGCTTGCGCATGGCGAGCCGCTTGACCTCGGCGAACGTCGCCGCGTCGTAGACCACCAGCGCGCCGTCGTCTTCCCACACGCTGACCAGGGCATAGCGGCCGTCGCGGGTGAATTCCACGTGCGCCGCCGTCTTGCCCGGCGCCGGCGTGAGGGTGCGCACGATTTCGAGGGTGCGCTTGTCGATCACCTGGAGCGTGTCTTTTTTCGCCGGGCTGAGGAAGGAATCGGTCCAGGCGTAGGGCGTGTTCTCGTGGCTGCGCATGAAGAACCCCGGTCCGGCGGTGGCGATCCGCTTGATCGTCCGCCAATCCTTCATGTCGACGATGCTGACCGCGCCTTCGCGGATATGCGGTGTCGCCAGCACCTGCCGGCCCTCGTGCTCGAACGTGATGCCGGAACCGAGGTGCGGCATGCCCGGTAGCGCCACGTCGGCGATCTTGCGCCCGGCGTCGAGATCGACCACTTGGCCTCGCGCGCCGTCGCGCGAGGCGCCGATCAGGTGCCTGTAGGCTTGGTCGAAAAAGAAATCGTCGATCGATTCCTCGAGCCGGATGCGGCGTACCGGGAAAGAATCCGAGCGGGATTTGTCCCGGTAGGACACCTCCCAGATCTCGGGAATGTCGCGAAGGGCGAGGATGAAGCTTTTGCGCGGCTCGGCGTCGTAGACCGCGCTGACCCGCGAGGTGGTGCCCCCGTCGTCCTTGACCGCGATCACCTCGCGCACGGAAAAATCGTCGGCGTCGAGGATGGCGAGCGTCGGCGGCAACCCGTTGCCGGCCGCAACCCAACGCCCGTCGGAGGAGACCGCGATGTTGCGGGTGTTGACCGCGACCCGCGCCTCCAGCACCGGCTTCAAGCCGTAGAGATCGTATTTGCCGACCCAGCCGTCGCGCGAGCCGAGATAGACGAAGCGGCCGTCGGGCGAATACTTAGCGCCGCCGTGAAGCGCGATCCGCGACGCAAAGCGCCAGAGCGGCTCGAAGCGGTCGCCGTCGAGGACGGTGACGTGATGATCGCCGATCTCGACCACCGTGAACAGGTTGAGGGGATCGGCCTTGTGCACGGGCTTGGCCGGCAATTCGGCCGGCTTGGCGTGCACCACCCGGCTGGCGGCGATTTGCCGCTCGCCCCACTCGGGGATCGGGATCGGCGTGTAAATCCATTTGGCCAGCGCCGTTATTTCGTCTCCGCTCAGGCGGTCGGCGAAGCCCTGCATCTGGCTTGCCGGCCGGCCGTCGGCGATGACCTTGGCCGCCGCCTCGGGCTTGAGCCGACCGAGGTTTTCCGGCAGCAGCGCCGGGCCGCTTTCGCCGAAGCGGTCGGCGCCGTGGCAAGCGGCGCAATGTTCGCGATAAAGCGCCGGCGCGTCCGGGGCCGCGAACGCGGCGGACGCGGCGAACGAGGCCAACAACGCGATCCCCTGGATCAGGCTATTCCGCGGCCACGGCATCGTTCGCTCCGATTTCGGCGTCGGTGAGATAGCAACCGGGATCCGCCGCCCACGGATCGCCGGTCAGCTTGAGCGCGCGCACGCGGGTGTTGCCGCCGCAAATGGCGAAGTGCCCGCACCCGGCGCAGCGGCCGGTGATCGCGCGCGGGCGGCGCTTGAGCCCCGCCATGATCGGATCCGACACGTCCATCCAGATTTCCGAGAACGGCCGCGCACGCACATTGCCGAGGGTGTGGTGGCTCCAGAACGTGTCGGGGTGGACGTCGCCGAGATTGTCGATGTTGGCGACGTTGACGCCGGAAGCGTTGCCGCCCCATTGCTCGAGCTTGGCGCGGATATGCTCGGCCCGGTCGGGGAAGCGCCGCCGTACCCAATGCAGCAAATAGACGCCGTCGGCGTCGTTATTGCCGGTGACGAAATCGTTGGGGCAGCCGCGCGACACGGCATTCCAGCAGGCGTCGAACAGCAGGTCCATCGCCCAGCGGGTGGTGCGGTGGTGCGCGTCCGACCCGCGATTCCTGTCGCCGCGGCCGGCGTAGTTGAGATGCGAGAGATAAAATCTTTCGATCCCTTCCCGCTCGATCAGGTCGAGCAATGCCGGCAGCTCGTGGGCGTTGTCGAGGGTCGGCGTGAAGCGGACGCCGACCTTGATGCCGCGATCGCGGCAAAGGCGCAGCGCCGCGAGGGACGCCCGGTAGGCGCCTTCCTTGCGGCGAAAGCCGTCGTGGGTCGCGCCGATACCATCCAGGCTGATGCCGACGTAGCCGTAGCCGGCCTCGGCGATGGCGTCGATGTTGTCGGGGCCGATCAGGGTACCGTTGGAGGACAGCGCGACGTAGAAACCCATTTCCTTCGCCCGGCGCGTGATGGCGAAAATATCCGGACGCATCAGGGGCTCGCCGCCGGAAAGTATCAGGGCCGGCACGCCGAAGCGGCGCAAATCCTCCATCACCGCGAACACTTCGTCGGTCGAAAGCTCGCCCTTGAAATCGACGTCGGCGGAGAGCGAATAGCAGTGCTTGCAGTTCAGGTTGCAGCGCCGGATCAGGTTCCAGATCACCACCGGGCCGAGCGGCGCGCGCCGCGGGCCGACCGGGGTCGGCGTCTTGATCTCCTGCATGAACTGGCTGATGCGGAACATAAGGGCGGTCCTTCAATCGGCGAGCCGGAGCCCGGTCTTCTTCAGGATGCGCGTGCTGTAGAGCACGTCGTGGGCGCGCGTGGCGGGGCCCAGGACACCGGCGATGGTAGCGATTTTTTCCGCCACCTCGTCGCGATTCCGGCCGTGCACCATGGCGAACAGATTGTAGGGCCAAAGCGGCCGGTGGCGCGGGCGGCGGTAGCAATGGGTGACGAACGGGAGCGCGCCGACTTCGGGCCCGAGCCGTTCGATTTCGGCGTCGTCCACGTCCCAGACCGACATGCCGTTGGCCGTGACGCCGAGCCTGTAATGGTTGGGCACCGCGCCGATCCGCCGGATGACGCCGCGTGCCAGCATGCCCGCGAGGCGGGCCATCACGTCCTCGGCCGCGAGGCCGAGTTGGCCGGCAAGCGCGCGGTAGGGATCGCGGCAGAGCGGCAACCCGGCCTGCGTCGCGCGGATCAGGCGCCGGTTGGTCGCATCGAGCGCGGTGGGCGTCGGGGCTCGATCCGGGGCCGGAGCGATAACATTCATAGGCTCAACCTCAGTCCGACGAAATATTCGCGCTCCTTCGGCATGTTGACCACGTCGAGCCCGGTTTCGCGTTCGATCTCGGCGATCACTTCGGCGATCCGTTCGGGGCGCTCGGCGGACACCACGAACCACATGTTGAGCGCATGATCGCGGGCATAGTTGTGGGCAACCTCGGGATGCGCGTTGACCAGCGCCGTCACCTCGTCGAATCGTTCCGCAGGCACCGCGAGCGCCGCCAGCGTCGCGGCGCCGCCCAGCTTTTCCGCGTCGAACAAGGGACCGAAGCGGCTGAGACGCCCGTCGGCGCACATGGCTTCGATGCGCGCGATCAATTCGTCCTCGCCGAGATCGAGGCTTTCCGCCGCCCGGGCGAAGGGGCGCTCGCACACCGGAAAATCGCCCTGGAGCGCGTTGACGATCCGGCGATCGGTCTCGTCGCCGACGAAGGTTCCGGTTCCGCTCATTCCGCCGCCTCCATGCGAGTCGCGTGCGCGTAACGCGCGCCCCGCTGCTTGAAGCGCCGTCGGCTGAACAGGACCGCGTGCGGATGGCACCCGAGGGCGGTAGCGCGGTTGAGGATCGCGATCTGCTCCAGAACCGCGTCCCGGTCGCGGCCGTGGATCATGCAGAAAAGATTATAGGGCCATTCCGGCAACCGGCGCGGGCGGCGGTAGCAAAGGGTAACGAACGAATATGTCGCGGCTGCCTTGCCGATGGCGTCGGCGTCCGCGTCCGGCACGTCCCACACGCACATGGCGTTGGCGGTGAAGCCGAGTTCGTGGTGGCGCACCACCGCCCCGAAGCGGCGGATGACGCGGCGCGCCACCAGGGCTTCGAGGCGGGCGATCACCTCGCCTTCGCCGATCCCGAGGCGCGATCCGATCGCCGCGTACGGTTCCGGCACCAGCGGCAGGCCGTCGGCGATCTCGGCCAGCAGGCGGCTATCGAGCGAATCGATCATGCGAGCGGAAATCCCAAATCGATGTGGTAGGAGCGGACCAGCGGCAGATCGAGGGCCGCGAGCCCGGTCAGGTTTTCGATGCGGCGCAGTACCTCGGCGACCGCGCCGGCATCGGCGGCGGTGACGACGAACCAGAGATTGTAGGCGTGCTCGCGCTCGTAGTTGTGGTTGACCTCGGGCTGCGCGCTGACGAGCGCCGCGACTTCGACGAGGCGCTCCGGCGGCACCGCCAAGGCGGCGAGCGTGCTGGCCCCGGCCGCGTTGGGGGTCACCACCGCGCCGATCCGGCTGAGGGCGCCTTCTTCCTTGAGGCGGGCGTAGGCGGCGATCACCTCGGCCTCGCCGAGGCCGGTCGCCGCGGCGATCGCCGAAAACGGTCGCGACACCAGCGGAAAATCGCGCTGGTAGCCATCGAGCAGCTTGAGGTCGGCCGGGTCCAGGTTCATGGCTACAATCCGATCCGGTTGGCGCGCGCGGCGAACAGGATGCCGGACGGCTTTTCCGCCGGGAGCGACGCGATCCGGCGAAAATCGCGGGTATCGAATACGTCGACGCGGTCTTCGTCGCGCACCGAGATCCAGACCTGCTCGCCGCGCGGCGTGAATTCCATGTGCAACACCGCCTTGCCCGGCTTGAACGCGTGCACGATCTTGAGCGCGACGGTGTCGATCACCTGCACCGCGTCGTTCAAGGGATGGGCGAAGTTGACCCACACCTGGCGGCCGTCGGGCCGGGCCATGACGAACACCGGCTGGCCGTGGACGGGAATGCGCGCGACCTCGACCCAGTTCCGCGCGTCCACCACCAGCACTTCGTGGCGGCCGATGGCGGGAAGGAACACATAATCGCCCGCCTTCGCCCAACCGCGCAGGTGCGGCATCTTGTAAACCGGCAATTTCTCCGCGCCCTTGCCGTAGTCGCCGAGAATCCGGCGCACGCCTTGTTCGGGCTTCCACAGATCGAGCAGCGCGACGCCGTCCTCGCCGAACAAGCCGGCGAGGTAATGACGCCCATTGGGCGTCACCAGCCCGTCGTAGGGAAGCCTGCCGATGTCGCGATGCTTGACCAGGGTCGGCTTTTGGGGATCGGCGAGATCGGCGATCCAGATTTCGCCCCCGTCATAGAGCGTGAACGCGAACCGCTGCCCGGGCAAATCGGCCAAGCCCACCACCTTGGAGCGCGCGCCGCCGTCGCCCCAGGTCGCCGGAATGTCGGCGACAGGCGCGAGCGTCGCCGAATCGAACACGCGCACGCCGCCCGGTTCGTAATTGGCGACCGCGATCAGGGTGCCGTCCTGGGAAATGGCGCCGCCGATGCTGTTGCCCGCCTGGACGATGCGCTTTTCGATCCGCGCCAGCAGCAAATCGACCTTGCTCAGGCCGCCGTCGCGACCGAACACGTAGGCATAGCGCCCGTCGCGGGAAAAAACCGCGGTGGCGTGGCTGAGATCGCCGAGCCCGCTCACGCGGCCGAGACTGGTGCGCCCGGTCGTTTCGACGATCTGTATCGAGCCGCTCGCGCGCTCGACCACGATGCCGAGATCATTGGTGCCGCGCACGCCGTCGGCGATAGCGGTCATGGGCGCGAGCCCGACGACCACGGCAAGGGCGCGAATCCACGATGTCATGGCAATCCCTCCTTCAACGCGCGCGCGATCCAAACGGCTTCCGCTTCGGTCAGCATCGGCCGCCACGGGGGCATGGGCGTGCCCGGCATGCCGTCGAGAATGACCGCCGCGAGAACGTCTTCATGCTTGTCGGCGAGTGTCTCGGGCAGCAGCGGCGCGCCGAGCCCGCCCTTCATGGTCATGCCGTGGCACGACCCGCAGTCCTGGCGCACGAGATAGGTCAGCTCGCGCTCGCGCGCGGGCGACAAGCGGCCGTCGGCGGCGACGACCGGAACGACGGCCGCCGCGATCAGCGTCGCGGCGAGCGCGATCGCGCCGTTATTCCGCCGCCGCGAACGCGCCTCGTCGAACCTTGTTGGCTCCAGCCTCAACATTCCCCTCCTCCGTTTCCTCGCCCGGCCGAGCCATCCCCGCGGTGCGGCCGACGATGAAAAGAACCGGACCATCGAATCCCGCTTCCGCCG
Encoded proteins:
- a CDS encoding acetyl-CoA carboxylase biotin carboxylase subunit; its protein translation is MAQGFRRVLIANRGEIALRAVRAARALGLETVAVYSDADAASPHVWAANHAYRIGPGPSSKSYLNVPGLLHLAKAAGCDAVYPGYGFLSERAEFAAACAEEKLVFVGPTPEVIRIMGDKAEAKATAVRLGVPVVPGSEGAFTDAKAAEAEAKKIGFPLLLKARAGGGGRGMRAAQTPDGFVALFDQAAREAEAAFGDGAVYLERFFPAVRHIEVQVFGDAHGTVRALGERDCTIQRRHQKLVEEGPSPALSAATRARILAAAEKLAKGVGYLGAGTVEFIYDSASGEFFFIEMNTRIQVEHPVTEMLIGHDLVQEQFRVARGEKLAAALPPEGARGHAIEFRINAEDWRNNFRPMPGTLKRWRPPVGPGIRIDSFAHDGAVVPPFYDSMLGKLIVHGESRDAALAKARDAMARFEVEGLATTLDFHRRLLDDGDFKSGAVHTRWVETAFLQRALNGGE
- the accB gene encoding acetyl-CoA carboxylase biotin carboxyl carrier protein; amino-acid sequence: MRRPNQAARDARGERRVPLSYKEVAEILKIIDASQCDEVVLELGDTRLVVRRGADGRAIATTGTGETVAAPARAPSASSPAKTAPAKAPPTKSAGMPVAAAAGQIEIRSPMVGTFYRRPSPRDPAFVEVGQKVARGAPLGLIEVMKLYTTIEAQTDGVVEQIAAEDGALVEFDQLLFLIRPA
- a CDS encoding cytochrome C oxidase Cbb3: MPWPRNSLIQGIALLASFAASAAFAAPDAPALYREHCAACHGADRFGESGPALLPENLGRLKPEAAAKVIADGRPASQMQGFADRLSGDEITALAKWIYTPIPIPEWGERQIAASRVVHAKPAELPAKPVHKADPLNLFTVVEIGDHHVTVLDGDRFEPLWRFASRIALHGGAKYSPDGRFVYLGSRDGWVGKYDLYGLKPVLEARVAVNTRNIAVSSDGRWVAAGNGLPPTLAILDADDFSVREVIAVKDDGGTTSRVSAVYDAEPRKSFILALRDIPEIWEVSYRDKSRSDSFPVRRIRLEESIDDFFFDQAYRHLIGASRDGARGQVVDLDAGRKIADVALPGMPHLGSGITFEHEGRQVLATPHIREGAVSIVDMKDWRTIKRIATAGPGFFMRSHENTPYAWTDSFLSPAKKDTLQVIDKRTLEIVRTLTPAPGKTAAHVEFTRDGRYALVSVWEDDGALVVYDAATFAEVKRLAMRKPSGKYNVHNKITRSAGTSH
- the nirJ gene encoding heme d1 biosynthesis radical SAM protein NirJ translates to MFRISQFMQEIKTPTPVGPRRAPLGPVVIWNLIRRCNLNCKHCYSLSADVDFKGELSTDEVFAVMEDLRRFGVPALILSGGEPLMRPDIFAITRRAKEMGFYVALSSNGTLIGPDNIDAIAEAGYGYVGISLDGIGATHDGFRRKEGAYRASLAALRLCRDRGIKVGVRFTPTLDNAHELPALLDLIEREGIERFYLSHLNYAGRGDRNRGSDAHHRTTRWAMDLLFDACWNAVSRGCPNDFVTGNNDADGVYLLHWVRRRFPDRAEHIRAKLEQWGGNASGVNVANIDNLGDVHPDTFWSHHTLGNVRARPFSEIWMDVSDPIMAGLKRRPRAITGRCAGCGHFAICGGNTRVRALKLTGDPWAADPGCYLTDAEIGANDAVAAE
- a CDS encoding Lrp/AsnC family transcriptional regulator produces the protein MNVIAPAPDRAPTPTALDATNRRLIRATQAGLPLCRDPYRALAGQLGLAAEDVMARLAGMLARGVIRRIGAVPNHYRLGVTANGMSVWDVDDAEIERLGPEVGALPFVTHCYRRPRHRPLWPYNLFAMVHGRNRDEVAEKIATIAGVLGPATRAHDVLYSTRILKKTGLRLAD
- a CDS encoding Lrp/AsnC family transcriptional regulator, with translation MSGTGTFVGDETDRRIVNALQGDFPVCERPFARAAESLDLGEDELIARIEAMCADGRLSRFGPLFDAEKLGGAATLAALAVPAERFDEVTALVNAHPEVAHNYARDHALNMWFVVSAERPERIAEVIAEIERETGLDVVNMPKEREYFVGLRLSL
- a CDS encoding Lrp/AsnC family transcriptional regulator, coding for MIDSLDSRLLAEIADGLPLVPEPYAAIGSRLGIGEGEVIARLEALVARRVIRRFGAVVRHHELGFTANAMCVWDVPDADADAIGKAAATYSFVTLCYRRPRRLPEWPYNLFCMIHGRDRDAVLEQIAILNRATALGCHPHAVLFSRRRFKQRGARYAHATRMEAAE
- a CDS encoding Lrp/AsnC family transcriptional regulator → MNLDPADLKLLDGYQRDFPLVSRPFSAIAAATGLGEAEVIAAYARLKEEGALSRIGAVVTPNAAGASTLAALAVPPERLVEVAALVSAQPEVNHNYEREHAYNLWFVVTAADAGAVAEVLRRIENLTGLAALDLPLVRSYHIDLGFPLA
- a CDS encoding protein nirF, with product MTSWIRALAVVVGLAPMTAIADGVRGTNDLGIVVERASGSIQIVETTGRTSLGRVSGLGDLSHATAVFSRDGRYAYVFGRDGGLSKVDLLLARIEKRIVQAGNSIGGAISQDGTLIAVANYEPGGVRVFDSATLAPVADIPATWGDGGARSKVVGLADLPGQRFAFTLYDGGEIWIADLADPQKPTLVKHRDIGRLPYDGLVTPNGRHYLAGLFGEDGVALLDLWKPEQGVRRILGDYGKGAEKLPVYKMPHLRGWAKAGDYVFLPAIGRHEVLVVDARNWVEVARIPVHGQPVFVMARPDGRQVWVNFAHPLNDAVQVIDTVALKIVHAFKPGKAVLHMEFTPRGEQVWISVRDEDRVDVFDTRDFRRIASLPAEKPSGILFAARANRIGL
- a CDS encoding cytochrome c, which gives rise to MLRLEPTRFDEARSRRRNNGAIALAATLIAAAVVPVVAADGRLSPARERELTYLVRQDCGSCHGMTMKGGLGAPLLPETLADKHEDVLAAVILDGMPGTPMPPWRPMLTEAEAVWIARALKEGLP